A DNA window from Comamonas sp. 26 contains the following coding sequences:
- a CDS encoding DUF3334 family protein has protein sequence MSTHNAPIIHGTEDVLIALCNSVSGVLQVATQCPIQYSGMVQRITKTSLKPDIGCFVLIDGGFSALIIINFSAEAAMELYRSYLLSMGMAESDLANSYTSDEVSNVMGELMNQVVGDFTSKVQRELQTHIAQSQPKMIRLNKQVNLSVDANLDAPEARRVTFYTGNNNIFYLEMAVDHMEFIKIKDFEPQEKPDPDLVMAQAREAHAKAAPALTASNNDTDDLLKSLGL, from the coding sequence ATGAGTACACACAACGCCCCCATCATTCACGGCACTGAAGATGTGCTGATTGCCCTGTGCAACTCCGTATCGGGCGTGCTGCAGGTCGCCACCCAGTGCCCAATTCAGTATTCAGGCATGGTGCAGCGCATCACCAAGACCAGCCTCAAGCCTGATATTGGCTGCTTTGTGCTGATTGACGGCGGCTTTTCGGCGCTCATCATCATCAATTTCTCGGCCGAAGCAGCCATGGAGCTGTACCGTAGCTACCTGCTTTCCATGGGCATGGCAGAGAGCGATCTGGCCAACTCCTACACCTCTGACGAGGTGAGCAACGTCATGGGCGAGCTGATGAACCAGGTCGTGGGCGACTTCACCAGCAAGGTACAGCGCGAGCTGCAAACCCATATCGCGCAAAGTCAGCCCAAGATGATCCGCCTGAACAAGCAGGTCAATTTGAGCGTGGACGCCAATCTGGACGCCCCCGAGGCCCGCCGCGTCACTTTCTATACCGGTAACAACAATATCTTCTATCTGGAGATGGCCGTGGACCACATGGAATTCATCAAGATCAAGGACTTCGAGCCACAAGAAAAGCCCGATCCTGATCTGGTCATGGCCCAGGCGCGCGAAGCCCATGCCAAAGCAGCTCCAGCCCTAACCGCCAGCAATAACGACACGGACGATCTGCTCAAGTCTCTCGGTCTGTAA
- the proX gene encoding glycine betaine/L-proline ABC transporter substrate-binding protein ProX: MTQNAPRMRQNLGRWLLASTAAATMALAGTNAFAADGLPGKGVKVTPLKSSIAEETFQTELVMKALEKLGYEVQPMKEVEYPTAHIALANGDATFMANHWNPLHADYYKNAGGDAKLYRKGVFSANAAQGYLIDKKTAQAYGITNLGQLQKPEIAKLFDTDGDGKADLTGCTPGWGCEAMIEHQLTAYKLRDTVTHKQGTYSALMADTITRYQAGKPILYYTWTPYWVSNVLKPGKDVVWLEVPFSALPGEQSGTDTKLANGKNYGFIANSQQIVANKTWAEQNPAAAKLFEIIKLPVGDINAQNFMMSQGQNKQSDIDRHTDNWIKAHQKTFDDWISQALAAAKKP; the protein is encoded by the coding sequence ATGACTCAAAACGCCCCCCGCATGCGCCAGAACCTGGGTCGCTGGCTGCTTGCCAGCACGGCCGCAGCCACCATGGCACTGGCTGGCACAAACGCCTTTGCCGCTGACGGTCTTCCCGGCAAGGGCGTAAAAGTAACGCCCCTCAAAAGCTCGATTGCAGAGGAAACCTTCCAGACCGAGCTGGTCATGAAGGCTCTGGAAAAGCTGGGCTACGAAGTGCAGCCCATGAAAGAGGTGGAGTACCCCACCGCCCATATTGCGCTGGCGAATGGGGATGCGACCTTTATGGCCAACCACTGGAACCCGCTGCACGCTGACTATTACAAGAACGCGGGCGGCGACGCCAAGCTCTACCGCAAGGGCGTTTTCTCAGCCAATGCAGCTCAGGGCTATCTGATCGACAAAAAGACGGCGCAGGCCTATGGCATCACCAATCTGGGGCAGTTGCAAAAGCCCGAGATTGCCAAGCTGTTTGACACCGACGGTGATGGCAAGGCCGATCTGACCGGCTGCACGCCCGGCTGGGGCTGCGAAGCCATGATTGAGCACCAGCTCACTGCCTACAAGCTGCGCGATACCGTCACACACAAGCAAGGCACTTACTCGGCACTGATGGCGGACACCATTACCCGTTACCAGGCGGGCAAGCCCATTCTTTACTACACCTGGACGCCTTACTGGGTGAGCAATGTGCTCAAACCCGGCAAGGATGTGGTGTGGCTGGAAGTGCCCTTCTCAGCCCTGCCCGGCGAGCAGTCCGGCACGGACACCAAGCTGGCCAACGGCAAAAACTACGGTTTCATCGCCAACAGCCAGCAGATCGTGGCCAACAAGACCTGGGCCGAGCAGAACCCTGCCGCCGCCAAACTGTTTGAAATCATCAAGCTGCCCGTGGGCGATATCAACGCCCAGAACTTCATGATGAGCCAGGGGCAGAACAAGCAATCGGACATTGATCGCCACACCGACAACTGGATCAAGGCTCATCAAAAGACCTTTGATGACTGGATCAGCCAGGCTCTGGCCGCCGCCAAAAAGCCCTGA
- the fumC gene encoding class II fumarate hydratase, producing the protein MTAIRQEKDTFGLIDVPADKLWGAQTQRSLKNFDISGERQPRELIAALAQVKKASATVNNALGLLGAQKAQAINAAADEVLSGKHLGEFPLVVWQTGSGTQTNMNVNEVLANRASELLGGERGEARLVHPNDDVNKSQSSNDVYPTAMHVAAVVAMQSRLLPAMAKLRATLQAKSEAFVDIVKIGRTHLQDATPLTLGQEISGWVAQLAHGESHVRAALPHLYELALGGTAVGTGLNAPKGYAEGVAAELAQLTGYPFVTSPNKFESLASCDGLVHAHGALKTVAVSMMKIANDVRWLASGPRSGLGEISIPENEPGSSIMPGKVNPTQSEAVTMLCAQVFGNDVAINFGGASGNFELNVFRPLIAHNFLQSVRLLADGMVSFNDHCAVGIEPNRARIDELVGRSLMLVTALNTHIGYDKAAFIAKKAHKEGSSLRDAAIASGHVTAEQFDQWVVPEQMVGNL; encoded by the coding sequence ATGACAGCGATTCGCCAGGAAAAAGATACTTTTGGCCTGATTGATGTTCCGGCCGACAAGCTCTGGGGCGCGCAGACTCAGCGCTCGCTGAAGAACTTCGACATCAGCGGCGAGCGCCAGCCGCGCGAGCTCATTGCGGCGCTGGCGCAGGTCAAAAAAGCCAGCGCCACTGTCAATAACGCTCTGGGCTTGCTGGGTGCGCAGAAAGCACAGGCCATCAATGCGGCAGCCGATGAGGTATTGAGTGGCAAGCACCTGGGAGAGTTCCCGCTGGTGGTGTGGCAGACTGGCTCTGGTACGCAAACCAATATGAATGTTAACGAGGTACTGGCCAACCGTGCCAGCGAGTTGCTGGGCGGCGAGCGCGGCGAGGCGCGCCTGGTGCATCCCAATGACGATGTGAACAAAAGCCAGTCCAGCAACGATGTCTACCCCACGGCCATGCATGTGGCGGCGGTGGTGGCGATGCAGAGCCGACTGCTGCCCGCCATGGCCAAGCTGCGCGCTACTTTGCAGGCAAAGAGCGAGGCGTTTGTCGATATCGTCAAAATTGGCCGCACCCATTTGCAAGACGCCACACCGCTGACGCTGGGGCAGGAAATATCTGGCTGGGTGGCTCAGTTGGCCCATGGGGAGTCCCATGTACGTGCAGCGCTGCCGCATCTGTATGAGCTGGCGCTGGGCGGCACGGCAGTGGGCACAGGCCTGAATGCGCCCAAGGGCTATGCCGAAGGCGTGGCGGCGGAGCTGGCCCAGTTGACGGGCTACCCGTTTGTCACATCACCCAATAAATTTGAGTCTTTAGCGAGTTGTGATGGCCTAGTACATGCGCATGGTGCTCTGAAAACCGTAGCGGTCAGCATGATGAAGATCGCCAATGATGTGCGCTGGCTGGCTTCTGGACCGCGCAGCGGGCTGGGTGAAATCTCGATTCCTGAGAATGAGCCAGGCTCCTCCATCATGCCGGGCAAGGTCAACCCTACACAGTCAGAAGCGGTGACCATGCTGTGCGCCCAAGTCTTCGGCAACGATGTGGCGATTAACTTTGGCGGTGCCTCGGGCAACTTTGAGCTGAATGTGTTCCGCCCTCTGATTGCTCATAATTTTCTGCAAAGCGTGCGCCTGCTGGCTGATGGCATGGTCAGCTTCAACGACCACTGCGCCGTGGGCATTGAGCCCAACCGCGCACGCATTGATGAGCTGGTGGGCCGCTCGCTTATGCTGGTGACGGCGCTCAATACCCACATTGGCTACGACAAGGCCGCCTTTATCGCCAAGAAGGCGCACAAGGAGGGCAGCAGCCTCCGTGATGCCGCCATTGCCAGCGGCCATGTCACGGCCGAGCAGTTTGATCAGTGGGTGGTGCCGGAGCAGATGGTGGGCAACCTGTAG
- the proX gene encoding glycine betaine/L-proline ABC transporter substrate-binding protein ProX: MIKTVQTMTSPRLAKRQWLLAAAATATTVVLGLSHTSSWAAGQNSPDAALPGKGITVLPVKSALAEENFQTLLVMKALQQLGYTVKPWEELDYPLIHLAVANGDATFMANHWNPHHAEFYKQAGGDAKLSRKGVYSAGAAQGYVIDKKTADAYKISRLDQLKDPKLAALFDMNGDGKADLIGPNAGWGGEAVVAHQINAFGLKNTVSYTQGNYPALIADTLSRFKAGKPVLYYAWTPYWLSNVLRPGHEVVWLQVPFSSMPGVQAGTDTKLPNGRNYGFPLNNEYIVANKVWVEKNPAAGKLFEVMQIPLNDISQQNRLLNDGESKPADINRHVDSWIKAHQKTFDGWLDQARAAAQK; the protein is encoded by the coding sequence ATGATCAAGACTGTGCAAACCATGACATCGCCCCGACTCGCCAAACGCCAGTGGCTTCTGGCTGCAGCAGCCACCGCCACCACAGTTGTACTTGGCCTGAGCCACACAAGCAGCTGGGCAGCAGGTCAGAATTCACCAGACGCAGCACTGCCGGGCAAGGGCATTACGGTACTGCCCGTCAAGAGTGCGCTGGCGGAAGAGAACTTTCAGACCCTGCTGGTGATGAAGGCGCTTCAGCAACTGGGCTACACCGTCAAGCCCTGGGAAGAGCTGGACTATCCGCTGATCCATTTGGCCGTTGCCAATGGCGATGCCACCTTTATGGCCAATCACTGGAATCCGCACCATGCCGAGTTCTACAAGCAAGCCGGTGGCGATGCCAAGTTATCGCGCAAAGGCGTGTACTCGGCAGGTGCTGCGCAGGGTTACGTGATCGACAAAAAGACTGCGGACGCCTACAAGATCAGCCGCCTCGATCAACTCAAAGACCCCAAGCTGGCTGCGCTGTTTGACATGAACGGCGACGGCAAGGCCGACCTCATAGGCCCCAACGCAGGCTGGGGCGGTGAAGCCGTGGTGGCGCACCAGATCAATGCCTTTGGCCTGAAGAACACCGTCAGCTACACACAGGGAAACTACCCCGCCCTGATTGCAGACACGCTGTCGCGCTTCAAGGCAGGTAAGCCCGTGCTGTATTACGCGTGGACGCCCTACTGGCTCAGCAATGTGCTGCGCCCAGGCCATGAGGTAGTGTGGCTGCAGGTGCCTTTTTCATCCATGCCCGGCGTGCAGGCGGGTACGGACACCAAGCTGCCCAACGGCCGCAACTACGGTTTCCCGCTCAATAACGAGTACATCGTGGCGAACAAGGTCTGGGTAGAAAAGAACCCGGCTGCCGGCAAACTGTTCGAAGTCATGCAGATCCCTCTCAACGACATCAGCCAGCAGAACCGCCTGCTCAACGATGGAGAGAGCAAGCCCGCCGACATCAACCGCCATGTAGACAGCTGGATCAAGGCACACCAGAAAACCTTTGACGGCTGGCTGGACCAGGCACGCGCCGCGGCTCAGAAATAA
- a CDS encoding MarR family winged helix-turn-helix transcriptional regulator, whose amino-acid sequence MPSHPSRSDRQRQLMFAMAQVNKQWRRSLDRVLAPLGLTQALWLPLVHLERCQGAMRQKDLAQALALDSSSIVRLIDGLQAQGWVARLDDADRRVKRIQLTPAGQDKAEAVKKVVAEVRSEVMQDFPAALLDQTLSALDTMLSKMAAMEAIATGGEQPDS is encoded by the coding sequence ATGCCCAGCCACCCATCACGGTCAGACCGCCAGCGCCAGCTCATGTTTGCCATGGCGCAAGTCAACAAGCAGTGGCGGCGCTCACTCGACCGTGTGCTTGCTCCATTGGGTCTGACGCAAGCGCTATGGTTGCCTCTGGTGCATCTGGAGCGCTGCCAGGGCGCCATGCGGCAAAAAGATCTGGCGCAGGCCCTGGCGCTGGATAGTTCTTCCATCGTGCGCCTGATTGATGGCTTGCAGGCGCAGGGCTGGGTAGCGCGGCTGGATGATGCAGACCGCCGAGTCAAGCGGATACAACTCACGCCAGCGGGTCAAGACAAGGCGGAGGCCGTGAAGAAAGTCGTCGCCGAGGTGCGCAGCGAGGTCATGCAGGACTTCCCTGCCGCGCTGCTAGATCAAACGCTGAGCGCACTGGACACCATGCTCAGCAAGATGGCCGCTATGGAGGCAATCGCCACGGGCGGGGAGCAGCCAGACAGCTGA
- a CDS encoding multidrug effflux MFS transporter: MQRPASPAPKAPLWLLAMVTIGGTLAMHMFIPALPDAARQLGSSNGQMQQTITVYIMGMALGQLIYGPMSDALGRRPVLLAGLSLYTLASLLAFMAPSTDMLIGARLLQALGGCAGLALGRAIARDTATPENAVGSLALLNLMMMIGPGISPSIGSGLDAVFGWRSIFAALALMGLVTAICVWRLLPETGRPTGQLNWHTVRTDYRTLLGSPQFLGFAIGGGGATTSLYAFIAAAPFIFIEQLHTSKTEVGLILGLLMGGMALGNVLARQLIQRVSLDKLMLGGNLLSLACAGALLALTLAQQLNVVLAVSLMTLFTIGSGMTSPAALAKALGVHPHLTGSAAGVYGFAQMAVGGICTMAASVGDNPSLSAFSVLFIAGILGQLGFRCALRLNPPAKH; the protein is encoded by the coding sequence ATGCAACGCCCTGCCTCCCCCGCTCCCAAAGCCCCCTTGTGGCTGCTGGCCATGGTCACCATTGGCGGCACTCTTGCCATGCACATGTTCATCCCAGCCCTGCCTGATGCAGCCAGACAGCTTGGCAGCAGCAACGGCCAGATGCAGCAGACCATCACCGTCTACATCATGGGCATGGCGCTGGGGCAACTGATCTATGGCCCCATGTCCGATGCGCTGGGGCGCCGCCCCGTTCTTCTGGCGGGCCTTAGCCTCTACACACTGGCCAGTCTGCTCGCCTTCATGGCACCCAGCACTGACATGCTGATTGGCGCGCGGCTGCTGCAGGCGCTGGGTGGCTGCGCAGGTCTGGCGCTAGGCCGCGCCATTGCGCGTGATACGGCCACGCCTGAAAACGCCGTGGGCAGCTTGGCCCTGCTCAACCTGATGATGATGATTGGCCCTGGCATCTCTCCCTCTATCGGCTCCGGGCTGGATGCCGTGTTTGGCTGGCGCTCCATCTTTGCCGCACTGGCCTTGATGGGTCTAGTCACCGCCATCTGCGTATGGCGCCTGCTGCCTGAAACCGGCCGCCCCACAGGTCAGTTGAACTGGCACACCGTGCGCACCGACTACCGTACCCTGCTGGGCTCGCCCCAGTTTCTGGGTTTTGCCATTGGTGGTGGGGGTGCGACCACCTCTCTGTATGCATTTATTGCCGCAGCGCCTTTCATCTTTATCGAGCAACTCCACACCAGCAAGACCGAAGTGGGCCTGATTCTGGGGCTGCTGATGGGCGGCATGGCACTGGGCAATGTGCTGGCCCGCCAGCTGATTCAGCGCGTTTCACTCGACAAACTGATGCTGGGCGGCAACTTGCTCAGCCTGGCCTGCGCGGGCGCGCTGCTGGCGCTGACTCTGGCGCAGCAACTCAATGTCGTGCTGGCCGTTTCGTTGATGACTCTGTTCACCATAGGCTCAGGCATGACCAGCCCAGCCGCTCTGGCCAAGGCGCTGGGCGTACACCCTCACCTGACAGGCTCGGCCGCAGGCGTCTATGGATTTGCCCAGATGGCCGTGGGCGGAATCTGCACCATGGCCGCCAGCGTGGGCGACAACCCCTCACTCTCCGCCTTCTCCGTGCTGTTCATTGCAGGCATTCTGGGGCAACTGGGCTTTCGCTGCGCTTTGCGCCTGAACCCGCCTGCCAAGCACTGA
- a CDS encoding ParB-like protein — MPAQQHMERANLADLRPTQMTVGAAEVAAKRTQWAQLKPDAREKLLQSHWFPAVRGPRGRFYIVDHHHLGQALIEEAQNDVWVMQLADYSHIDSLGGNAGDNDMFWRVMEFHHWAHPYDEKGRRCSFSAIPKQLGQLNDDPYRSLAGEVRKAGGYSKDAAPYTEFLWADFFRPQFDKKQLSTADGGGLSAAAISKAVVLARSPAAEFLPGWSGTGMQTVANPHRKK; from the coding sequence ATGCCAGCCCAGCAGCACATGGAACGCGCCAACTTGGCGGATTTGCGCCCTACCCAGATGACGGTGGGGGCCGCTGAAGTGGCGGCCAAGCGCACGCAGTGGGCGCAGCTCAAGCCCGACGCCCGCGAGAAATTGCTGCAAAGTCACTGGTTCCCTGCCGTGCGCGGCCCGCGCGGGCGCTTTTACATCGTGGATCACCACCACCTGGGCCAGGCGCTGATCGAGGAAGCGCAGAATGATGTCTGGGTCATGCAACTGGCCGATTACAGCCATATCGATAGTCTCGGTGGCAATGCCGGTGACAACGACATGTTCTGGCGCGTGATGGAGTTTCACCACTGGGCCCACCCGTACGACGAAAAAGGGCGGCGCTGCAGTTTTTCGGCCATTCCCAAGCAACTGGGTCAGCTCAACGACGACCCCTACCGGAGTCTCGCCGGCGAGGTGCGTAAAGCCGGTGGCTATTCCAAGGATGCGGCACCGTACACCGAATTTTTGTGGGCCGATTTTTTCCGGCCGCAGTTCGACAAAAAACAGCTGAGCACCGCCGATGGCGGGGGCTTGTCGGCCGCAGCCATCAGCAAGGCCGTGGTGCTGGCCCGCAGCCCGGCCGCAGAGTTTTTGCCCGGCTGGTCCGGTACGGGGATGCAGACCGTAGCCAATCCTCACCGCAAAAAGTGA
- a CDS encoding SulP family inorganic anion transporter, with protein sequence MSPKWVMPKGPKAADWVAGLSIAGLLLPEAVAYAGIAGAPPQAGVMALFAGLLVYFVLGSSRFAIVSSTSSSAAVLLAATTSVLHVTDEHRHLMGVAMVLVAGVMLALAGIARLGAVSQFIAKPVLRGFALGLALTIVVKQLPLALGVHPAHSDFLRYLWDVLRQWPQWNWYGLTMMLTALVLLRLLGRWKAVPAALLVIAAGIALDALGYCQRWGIEAVGTIAIESAHLALPALDWADWLRVGQLAVALVLIIYAESYSSIRTLAMRHGDTVAPNRDLVVLGAANMLSALFQGMPVGAGYSASSANEVAGAVSKAASLVACAVVGLLVWQLLPWMERIPEPLLAAIVIHAVAHTLNPAALKPYFVWRRDRLVVLVAFVAVILLGVLDGLLAAMGASVLMLLKRLADARVSWLGQIPQSHDYVDTARHAEAQSVPGVLIARPEEPLFFGNADAVFVRLLAQVDDQIRLKTGLKAVVLSLEESPDLDSTAIEALTEFATQIAQRGLVLKLARVKDSVRELLGRVKIPTLAASSYVAWSVDDAVTALASD encoded by the coding sequence ATGAGCCCCAAATGGGTAATGCCTAAAGGGCCTAAAGCGGCCGATTGGGTGGCCGGCCTGTCGATTGCCGGCTTGCTGCTGCCCGAGGCCGTGGCCTATGCCGGCATTGCCGGCGCACCGCCTCAGGCCGGCGTAATGGCGTTGTTTGCCGGGCTGCTGGTGTACTTTGTGCTGGGCAGCAGCCGCTTTGCCATTGTCTCGTCCACATCGTCGTCGGCTGCCGTGCTGCTGGCCGCCACGACGTCGGTGTTGCATGTGACGGATGAGCACCGCCACCTGATGGGCGTGGCCATGGTACTGGTGGCCGGCGTCATGCTGGCGCTGGCCGGCATCGCCAGGCTGGGTGCCGTTTCGCAGTTCATAGCCAAGCCGGTGCTGCGCGGTTTTGCGCTGGGGTTGGCATTAACGATTGTGGTCAAGCAGCTGCCGCTGGCCCTGGGCGTGCACCCGGCGCATAGCGATTTTCTGCGCTACCTCTGGGATGTGTTGCGCCAATGGCCGCAGTGGAACTGGTATGGCCTGACGATGATGCTGACGGCCCTGGTGTTGCTGCGGCTGCTGGGCCGCTGGAAAGCCGTGCCGGCGGCGCTCTTGGTGATTGCGGCGGGCATTGCCCTTGATGCGCTGGGTTACTGCCAGCGCTGGGGCATTGAGGCCGTGGGCACCATCGCCATCGAGAGCGCGCATCTCGCGTTGCCCGCACTGGATTGGGCCGACTGGCTGCGCGTGGGCCAGCTGGCCGTGGCCTTGGTGCTGATTATTTATGCCGAGTCGTACAGCTCGATTCGCACCCTGGCCATGCGCCACGGCGATACGGTGGCGCCCAACCGCGACCTGGTGGTGCTGGGTGCGGCGAATATGCTCTCGGCCCTGTTTCAGGGCATGCCCGTGGGAGCAGGTTATTCGGCCAGTTCGGCCAACGAGGTGGCGGGCGCCGTGAGCAAGGCCGCCAGCCTGGTGGCCTGCGCCGTGGTCGGTCTGCTGGTGTGGCAGTTGCTGCCGTGGATGGAGCGCATTCCCGAGCCGCTGCTGGCCGCCATCGTGATCCATGCCGTGGCCCATACCTTGAATCCGGCGGCGCTCAAACCCTATTTCGTCTGGCGGCGCGACCGCCTTGTGGTGCTGGTGGCATTTGTCGCCGTGATCTTGCTGGGCGTGCTCGACGGCCTGCTGGCCGCCATGGGCGCCAGCGTGCTGATGCTGCTCAAGCGCCTGGCCGATGCGCGTGTGAGCTGGCTGGGTCAGATTCCCCAGTCGCACGATTATGTGGACACCGCCCGTCACGCCGAGGCGCAGAGCGTGCCCGGCGTGCTGATTGCCCGGCCCGAAGAGCCTTTGTTCTTTGGCAATGCCGATGCCGTGTTTGTGCGCCTGCTGGCCCAAGTGGATGATCAAATCCGTTTGAAAACCGGCCTCAAGGCCGTGGTGCTGAGTCTGGAAGAATCGCCAGACCTCGACAGCACGGCCATAGAGGCCTTGACCGAATTTGCTACACAGATTGCCCAGCGCGGCCTAGTGCTAAAGCTGGCGCGCGTGAAAGATAGCGTGCGCGAGTTGCTGGGCCGGGTGAAGATTCCCACGCTGGCGGCGAGCAGTTATGTGGCCTGGAGCGTGGATGATGCGGTGACGGCGCTGGCCAGTGACTGA
- a CDS encoding bifunctional diguanylate cyclase/phosphodiesterase codes for MASSYSLVTVGFSIVIAVMASYVTLGLARRVHLASGGISRIWWLIGSMVMGTGIWATHFVGMQAFELPILLGYRGALTLISWFAAVAASALAFGVTTKTDYRWPHFVLASLAMGGGICAMHYLGMLAIDMSIPIVWNWSLVVISVVIAVLASATALSLFRIMFSLSGKKLRLFQVLAALVMGFAICGMHYTGMSAASFASGAICLSAEALNGPELTTIIVLTTAMLLIAAMFSTVLDARLQSTAFKLNESLKESNSKLQMANNELRQRAFADPLTNLPNRLLFEDRLIHALLRLERANRSSVKDRLGILFVDLDGFKPINDSFGHAAGDEILIGAAQRLLAQARSSDTVARVGGDEFLVLLEDAQDAAACMAVANRILKSLSQPFQLGNKELQITCSIGIVVFPDHGDRDHLIANADAAMYVAKRNGGNSFAVFEPHMGSDASEQLELQSDLRNAIQRQQMSLHYQPKIDGERGSIIGVEALLRWTHPERGMIAPDIFIPLAERFGIIINLGNWVIEEACRQLAEWRGMGLQMRVAINLSVHQLRESGLAERITQTLQRHGVQASQLLCEITESVAMEDTQATQRTFEELREIGVYLSIDDFGTGYSSLNYLRQLPAQQLKIDRSFIRDLETEEDARAVVHAVVHLAHALGLRVVAEGVETAAQRDILLNMHCDELQGYFYAKPMPADRLLAWAKGDKQDDQADFSTSILGGLS; via the coding sequence ATGGCATCAAGCTACAGCTTGGTGACCGTGGGCTTTTCCATTGTCATCGCGGTGATGGCATCGTATGTCACGCTAGGTCTGGCCCGTCGCGTGCACTTGGCCTCAGGGGGCATCAGTCGTATCTGGTGGTTAATTGGTTCCATGGTGATGGGCACGGGCATCTGGGCCACCCACTTTGTCGGCATGCAGGCGTTTGAGCTTCCCATCTTGCTGGGCTATCGCGGTGCGCTGACCCTGATTTCATGGTTTGCTGCCGTAGCAGCCTCCGCTCTGGCTTTTGGGGTGACCACCAAGACAGACTACCGCTGGCCGCATTTTGTGTTGGCCTCGCTAGCCATGGGCGGCGGCATCTGCGCCATGCATTACCTGGGCATGCTCGCCATCGACATGTCCATCCCCATTGTCTGGAACTGGAGTCTTGTCGTCATATCCGTCGTGATTGCTGTGCTGGCATCCGCCACGGCTCTCAGCCTGTTTCGCATCATGTTTTCGCTCTCAGGCAAGAAGCTGCGGCTGTTTCAGGTGCTGGCAGCGCTGGTCATGGGCTTTGCCATCTGCGGCATGCACTACACCGGCATGTCAGCTGCCAGCTTTGCCAGCGGCGCCATCTGCCTGAGTGCCGAGGCACTGAACGGTCCTGAGCTGACCACCATCATCGTCCTCACCACGGCCATGCTGCTCATCGCAGCCATGTTCAGCACCGTGCTGGATGCCCGCCTGCAAAGCACGGCATTCAAACTCAACGAGTCATTGAAGGAAAGCAATAGCAAGCTGCAGATGGCCAACAACGAGCTGCGCCAGCGCGCCTTTGCAGACCCGCTGACCAACCTGCCCAACCGCCTGCTGTTTGAAGATCGCCTGATTCACGCCCTGCTAAGGCTGGAGCGCGCCAATCGCTCCAGCGTCAAAGACAGGCTGGGCATTCTGTTTGTGGATCTGGACGGCTTCAAGCCCATCAATGACTCCTTCGGCCACGCGGCAGGCGATGAAATTCTGATTGGCGCAGCCCAGCGCCTGCTGGCACAGGCGCGCTCCAGCGACACTGTGGCCCGCGTGGGTGGTGATGAATTTCTGGTACTCCTTGAAGACGCGCAGGACGCTGCCGCCTGCATGGCCGTCGCCAATCGCATTCTGAAAAGTCTGAGCCAGCCCTTCCAGCTCGGTAACAAAGAGCTGCAGATCACCTGCTCCATCGGCATCGTCGTCTTCCCCGACCATGGCGACCGCGACCACCTGATCGCCAATGCAGACGCGGCCATGTATGTCGCCAAGCGCAATGGCGGCAACAGCTTTGCGGTGTTCGAGCCCCATATGGGCAGCGATGCTTCAGAACAGCTGGAGCTACAAAGTGATTTGCGCAACGCCATTCAGCGTCAGCAAATGTCTCTGCATTACCAGCCCAAAATTGATGGTGAACGCGGAAGCATCATCGGAGTTGAGGCCTTGCTGCGCTGGACTCACCCTGAGCGCGGGATGATCGCACCCGACATCTTCATCCCACTGGCCGAGCGCTTTGGCATCATCATCAACCTGGGCAACTGGGTGATTGAAGAAGCCTGTCGCCAACTGGCCGAATGGCGCGGCATGGGACTGCAGATGCGTGTTGCCATCAATCTTTCCGTGCATCAGCTGCGCGAAAGTGGACTGGCAGAGCGCATTACCCAGACCCTGCAGCGCCACGGTGTGCAGGCCAGCCAGCTGCTGTGCGAGATCACAGAATCCGTGGCCATGGAAGACACACAGGCCACCCAGCGCACTTTTGAAGAGCTGCGCGAAATCGGCGTCTATCTCTCCATTGATGACTTTGGCACCGGCTACTCCAGCCTCAACTACCTGCGCCAGTTGCCCGCGCAGCAGCTCAAGATTGACCGCAGCTTCATCCGCGACCTGGAAACTGAAGAGGATGCCCGTGCCGTGGTTCATGCCGTCGTCCACCTGGCCCACGCGCTGGGCCTGCGCGTAGTGGCTGAAGGCGTTGAAACCGCCGCCCAGCGCGACATTCTGCTCAATATGCACTGCGACGAGCTTCAAGGCTACTTCTACGCCAAGCCCATGCCTGCCGACAGACTGCTGGCCTGGGCCAAGGGCGACAAGCAAGATGATCAGGCCGACTTCTCCACATCCATCCTCGGTGGCTTGAGCTAA